A single genomic interval of Astyanax mexicanus isolate ESR-SI-001 chromosome 4, AstMex3_surface, whole genome shotgun sequence harbors:
- the LOC125801642 gene encoding putative C-type lectin domain family 20 member A: MTGMSSTLNYCKKVFSAAEQRNSLTTFHLIEKNLTQSEARAACRENYTDLVTVYNDENITALIRLTGIGSAWTGLYRNQSSVKWSNGDNVTFSNLETGDCGSWPCCSVMKAGGSWENLQCTETRNFMCYKQDQTNPSYYLITDQFLTWYEAQSYCRKNYTDLVSIRDQEQNEAVKKEGTKTKDPFWIGLLYDDWQWADGKRSLYRNWWDDHPKPSPADCVKLVSGKMYSVPCSNTGSALCYSMHVSDVSEQVHVSDDTMSWENTLDYCKKDNRDGLLRIESDLEQEQLESELRRRGVSGPMWVGLGQKRITELLKLSSRLSLGPWTKWSGERPPPSSCGAPNPVEKSFSVKTSVSKLRAVCRLKRT; this comes from the exons ATGACCGGGATGAGCAGCACTCTGAACTACTGTAAGAAAG tcttttcTGCTGCAGAACAAAGAAATTCTCTCACAACTTTCCATCTCATAGAGAAGAACCTGACTCAGTCTGAAGCTCGAGCAGCTTGTagagagaactacactgatctggtcactgTGTATAATGATGAAAACATCACTGCACTGATCAGACTGACTGGTATCGGCTCTGCATGGACCGGTCTGTACAGGAACCAGTCCAGTGTAAAATGGTCTAATGGTGATAACGTTACATTCAGCAATCTGGAGACTGGAGACTGTGGCTCATGGCCCTGCTGTTCTGTTATGAAGGCTGGTGGTTCATGGGAAAATCTTCAGTGTACAGAGACAAGAAACTTCATGTGTTACAAACAAG ATCAGACTAACCCCAGTTATTATCTGATCACTGATCAGTTTCTGACCTGGTATGAagctcagagttactgcaggaagaactacactgatctggtcagcatcagagatcaggagcagaATGAAGCAGTGAAGAAAGAAGGGACGAAGACAAAAGATCCCTTCTGGATTGGTCTGCTGTATGATGACTGGCAGTGGGCTGATGGAAAAAGATCTCTTTACAGAAACTGGTGGGACGATCACCCTAAACCTTCTCCAGCAGACTGTGTGAAACTggtatcaggaaaaatgtattcagTACCGTGCAGTAATACTGGATCTGCTCTGTGCTACAGCA TGCATGTTAGTGATGTTAGTGAACAAGTCCATGTTAGTGATGACACCATGAGCTGGGAGAACACTCTGGACTACTGTAAGAAAGATAACAGGGATGGACTTCTGCGCATCGAGTCTGATCTGGAGCAGGAACAGCTGGAGTCTGAGCTCAGGAGGAGGGGTGTCTCTGGGCCGATGTGGGTGGGGCTTGGACAGAAGCGAATCACTGAGCTGCTGAAGTTGTCTAGTAGACTGTCTTTGGGTCCCTGGACCAAATGGTCTGGAGAGCGCCCACCGCCTTCCAGCTGTGGTGCCCCGAACCCTGTGGAGAAATCATTCAGTGTGAAGACGAGCGTCTCTAAACTCAGAGCCGTCTGTCGACTTAAACGAACTTAA
- the LOC111194620 gene encoding layilin-like, producing the protein MNQSEARAACRENYTDLVTVCSEEENTALINLINTELNNTLPADRRAWIGLQRSQFSSKWSNGDEVTFSALTGSCGPKPCCAAMKTNASWESPLCTERRNFMCYKQDQTDLTFSYHLITENKTWYEAQSYCRKNYTDLVSIRDQEQNEAVKIAGMKSSDFFWIGLLRDDLEWADGGRSAYRNWADDQPRSSQNCTQLNRGKWQAVPCSNPVPAVLCYNSES; encoded by the exons ATGAATCAGTCTGAAGCTCGAGCAGCTTGTagagagaactacactgatctggtcactgTGTGCAGTGAAGaagagaacactgcactgattaatCTGATCAACACTGAACTGAATAACACTCTGCCTGCAGACAGAAGAGCCTGGATTGGTCTTCAGCGCAGTCAGTTCAGTTCTAAATGGTCTAATGGTGATGAAGTTACATTCAGTGCTCTGACTGGAAGCTGTGGGCCAAAGCCCTGCTGTGCTGCTATGAAGActaatgcatcatgggaaagtccTCTGTGTACAGAGAGAAGAAACTTCATGTGTTATAAACAAg ATCAGACTGACCTCACCTTCAGCTATCACCTGATCACTGAGAATAAGACCTGGTATGAagctcagagttactgcaggaagaactacactgatctggtcagcatcagagatcaggagcagaATGAAGCAGTGAAGATAGCAGGGATGAAGAGCAGTGATTTCTTCTGGATTGGTCTGCTGCGTGATGACCTGGAGTGGGCTGATGGAGGAAGATCTGCTTACAGAAACTGGGCGGATGATCAACCTCGATCATCACAAAACTGTACACAGCTGAATAGAGGGAAATGGCAGGCAGTACCATGCAGTAATCCTGTGCCTGCTGTTCTGTGCTATAACAGTGAGTCCTGA